In Hymenobacter gelipurpurascens, one DNA window encodes the following:
- a CDS encoding GNAT family N-acetyltransferase → MPLDFTAASSSDLLPLPVEEGRYVVRCLRGPEALPAQPLAYDPFLYLTPAHLALQQAPGERLHFYLEDLRHHHTVGQLHIFLSEAGAVAYSPWQAPFGSAQLAPGLPADVVACFLDLVEDQLALQGVQQFQIRSYPFCYDAAGSALLTQALTQQGFSITQTELNNHLPLDQEFEARLHPSERRRLRKCERNGFRFEQEPPLLLPLAYEFLSRCRQEKGQHLSLPLERLQELFRLFPNNYFLFSVRDAAGEWAALTVAIRVNEQVLYNFYPASPLAYNAFSPVVMLNAGLHAFGKASGMQLLDLGTSMLPEGPNYSLLQFKRHLGGVLSLKLTFEK, encoded by the coding sequence TTGCCCTTGGATTTCACCGCCGCCTCTTCTTCCGATTTGCTGCCTCTGCCTGTAGAGGAAGGCCGCTATGTGGTGCGATGCCTGCGCGGCCCGGAGGCGCTACCGGCCCAGCCCCTGGCCTACGACCCGTTTCTATACCTCACGCCGGCCCATCTGGCGCTGCAACAGGCCCCCGGCGAGCGGCTGCATTTTTACCTCGAAGACCTACGCCACCACCATACGGTAGGCCAGCTGCACATCTTCCTCAGCGAAGCCGGCGCAGTGGCCTACAGCCCCTGGCAGGCGCCCTTCGGGAGTGCCCAGCTGGCCCCCGGCCTGCCCGCCGATGTGGTAGCTTGCTTTCTAGACTTGGTAGAGGATCAGCTTGCGCTTCAGGGTGTGCAGCAGTTCCAGATTCGGAGCTACCCCTTCTGCTACGATGCTGCTGGCAGTGCCCTGCTCACGCAGGCCCTTACCCAGCAAGGTTTTAGCATCACCCAAACCGAGCTGAATAACCACCTGCCGTTGGACCAGGAGTTTGAAGCCCGCCTGCACCCCTCGGAGCGGCGGCGCTTGCGCAAGTGTGAGCGAAACGGCTTCCGGTTTGAGCAGGAGCCGCCCTTGCTGCTGCCCCTGGCCTACGAGTTTCTGAGCCGCTGCCGCCAGGAAAAGGGCCAGCACCTGTCGCTGCCGCTGGAGCGTTTGCAGGAGTTGTTTCGGCTGTTCCCAAATAACTACTTCCTGTTCTCGGTGCGCGACGCCGCCGGTGAGTGGGCTGCCCTCACGGTGGCTATTCGGGTGAACGAGCAGGTACTCTACAACTTCTACCCAGCCAGCCCCCTGGCCTACAATGCATTCAGCCCTGTTGTGATGCTCAATGCGGGCCTGCACGCTTTCGGAAAGGCCAGCGGCATGCAGTTGCTGGATCTGGGAACTTCCATGCTGCCCGAAGGTCCCAACTACTCGTTGCTGCAGTTCAAGCGCCACCTGGGCGGCGTGCTCAGCCTGAAGCTGACGTTTGAGAAATAG